A section of the Adhaeribacter arboris genome encodes:
- a CDS encoding SRPBCC family protein gives MEFTLTKTINIKANPDQVWNYVSDLSQWPQWAIHNVQDAQKGENGYWFLAGPRGVSKVRMNANQALGILDHEFLDPAEGHWLVPCRVVVGHEGAHFLITFTKPDPMPSADFEKGMELVNEELIQLKDILEK, from the coding sequence ATGGAATTTACCTTAACCAAAACCATCAACATTAAAGCCAATCCAGACCAGGTTTGGAACTATGTCAGCGACCTCTCCCAATGGCCGCAATGGGCCATTCATAATGTCCAAGATGCTCAAAAAGGGGAAAATGGCTATTGGTTCCTGGCTGGCCCCAGAGGAGTGTCTAAAGTGAGGATGAACGCTAATCAAGCGCTGGGAATCCTCGATCATGAGTTTCTTGATCCGGCTGAAGGGCATTGGCTCGTTCCCTGCCGGGTAGTGGTCGGCCATGAAGGCGCTCATTTCCTCATCACTTTTACCAAACCGGACCCAATGCCCAGTGCCGATTTTGAAAAGGGAATGGAACTAGTTAACGAGGAACTGATCCAGTTGAAAGATATACTCGAAAAATAA